In the Hylaeus volcanicus isolate JK05 chromosome 1, UHH_iyHylVolc1.0_haploid, whole genome shotgun sequence genome, one interval contains:
- the LOC128873222 gene encoding geranylgeranyl transferase type-1 subunit beta, with translation MSRFKLSQALLKEDHAKYLIKFLHTLPSDLAEYDSSRLLIAFFAISGLDLLNCLHNLSEQTKLQAIEWIYRLQVTGAGPRSGFQPSTTIPKDAPEYQCGHLAITYIGLATLLILDDDLSRIDKKAIIEGVRACQNPDGSFKAIVAGSESDMRFLYCACCISMILNDWSGIDKVKAIDYILKSISYDGAMGQGPGLESHGGSTFCAIASLFLMNELHNVLTNNQLNRLRRWCVMRQDGGFGGRPGKPSDSCYSFWVGATLQLLDAYKFSDNEDNRTFLFYCQDDMYGGFAKNVCCEVDPLHTYLGLCGLSLLGEPDLCTLHAALNISDRAYKKLLDLHFLMK, from the exons ATGTCAAGATTCAAGTTATCGCAAGCATTATTAAAGGAAGATCATGccaaatatttaatcaagTTTCTACACACGTTGCCCAGTGATTTAGCAGAATATGATTCTTCCAGGCTTCTTATAGCATTTTTTGCTATATCAGGTTTAGATTTATTGAACTGTTTACATAACCTTAgtgaacaaacaaaattacaggCGATAGAATGGATCTACAGGCTTCAAGTTACTGGAGCTGGACCACGCTCTGGTTTCCAACCATCTACAACAATACCGAAAGATGCTCCAGAATATCAGTGTGGTCATTTAGCAATAACGTACATTGGACTGGCTACCCTTTTGATCCTCGATGATGACTTAAGCAGAATAGATAAAAAAGCTATCATTGAAGGAGTACGTGCTTGTCAAAATCCAGATGGATCATTTAAAGCTATCGTAGCAGGAAGCGAAAGTGACATGAGATTTCTCTACTGTGCTTGTTGTATATCTATGATTTTGAATGACTGGTCAGGCATTGACAAAGTAAAAGCCATTGACTATATTTTAAAGAGTATT tcGTATGATGGAGCAATGGGCCAAGGACCTGGTCTTGAATCACATGGAGGATCTACATTTTGTGCTATAGCCAGTTTATTCCTTATGAATGAGCTTCATAATGTCCTGAcaaataatcaattaaataGATTAAGAAGATGGTGTGTTATGAGACAAGATGGTGGCTTCGGAGGACGACCTGGGAAACCATCTGATTCTTGTTATAGCTTCTGGGTGGGAGCAACGCTACAGCTGCTTGATGCTTACAAATTTTCAGATAATGAAGACAATAGAACATTCCTTTTTTATTGTCAAGATGACATGTATGGTGGATTtgcaaaaaatgtttgttgtgAAGTTGATCCCCTGCATACATACTTAG GTTTATGTGGTTTAAGTCTTTTAGGAGAGCCTGATTTATGCACACTGCATGCTGCTCTTAACATTTCTGACAGAGCATACAAGAAGTTGTTAGACCTTCACTTTCTTATGAAGTAA
- the LOC128873212 gene encoding zinc finger RNA-binding protein isoform X2 produces the protein MAQNNYFGFTHGGTQYGATSAAAYQTGQAGYAVTPAATAATYTQRPAAAAATGYETYQAAAAVAATGTTYAAANPGTVAQTYDYGYGRAAPAATYDTKNYYQPPTAPAATYTTTETHYQAAKPAYSTTSAYTGTARQATTTGQAKTYQASSTAYQQSNPTQSANYSGYTAPATPAATPSTTTNSWQGYGRKAFGGGGGGMKAMRPKQPPKPQQLHYCDVCKISCAGPQTYREHLEGQKHKKKEASLKVPQQPPARGAGNSLRCELCDVTCTGNDAYAAHIRGAKHQKVVKLHTKLGKPIPSADPTVLNPKPAVAAKTAGTKKPTVTATPKINFVASGNLGTVNQNQATEMKTEDTSTEEAVEESAVDEKDIQPVGQEYIEENKSEDGKIISFNCKLCECRFNDPNAKDMHMKGRRHRFAYKKKVNPDLVVDMKPSMKQRKLLEEKLRRQQMRDEYLRRREEINQLGPMGPMMDEEMMYWEERRRYEEECEYYEWYRRYGRGPGAPPMPRPFPGPPPMMMFPGPQRRPDSSDDKHVLAHHTTIYPKEQELLAVQKIVSDTEKALKFVSDTLAEAGKKTTPPTTNAAPAATSTPIQPNADSVKVEEPDKKKNVTPQKEDGSDGNLFSFQKEKEDSRILRGVMRVGNLAKGLLLSGDNHVCLVVLCAEKPTRTLLNKVAEILPAQLKIVAPEDTYNVGKHPESAALTVSGGSVTVSVTLTSPLMRETPKPTAVADNAGQQQQGAAQPQTTPAAPAVTKPDPPDVLPKAKCLEALAALRHAKWFQARATSLQSCVMVIRIMRDLCNRVPTWGPLNPWALELLTEKVISTAGGPLSPGEALRRLLECVAGGILLPGSPGLSDPCEKEPVDAIGNMTAQQREDITASAQHALRLVAFRQIHKVLGMEQLPPSKYKGRFARKRRRDNSNGEGTDSEASKKDKKADEIKMETDSK, from the exons ATGGCTCAGAACAATTATTTTGGGTTTACTCACGGCGGAACGCAATATGG AGCGACCAGCGCAGCCGCTTATCAAACTGGTCAAGCGGGATACGCAGTAACTCCAGCGGCAACCGCCGCCACGTATACTCAACGACCCGCTGCCGCTGCGGCTACAGGTTACGAAACTTACCAGGCGGCCGCCGCTGTAGCTGCTACAGGGACCACGTACGCTG CTGCTAATCCTGGTACTGTGGCCCAAACGTACGATTACGGTTACGGACGTGCTGCCCCTGCAGCTACCTACGACACTAAAAATTACTATCAACCACCTACAGCACCAGCTGCAACATATACTACTACAGAGACGCACTATCAAGCTGCAAAACCAGCTTATAGTACGACCAGTGCTTACACAGGCACAGCAAGACAAGCCACTACTACTGGACAAGCTAAAACTTATCAAGCATCGAGTACTGCTTATCAGCAATCTAATCCTACGCAAAGTGCAAACTATTCAGGATATACAGCACCAGCTACTCCTGCTGCGACACCATCCACGACAACAAATA GTTGGCAGGGCTACGGACGAAAGGCATTTGGCGGTGGAGGGGGAGGGATGAAGGCAATGCGGCCCAAGCAGCCCCCCAAACCTCAACAGCTTCACTATTGCGATGTCTGTAAGATCAGCTGTGCTGGACCTCAGACGTACCGTGAGCATCTGGAGGGCCAGAAGCATAAGAAGAAGGAAGCTTCTTTGAAGGTCCCACAACAACCACCAGCACGAGGAGCAGGCAACAGTCTACGTTGCGAGCTTTGCGATGTCACTTGTACTGGAAACGATGCCTATGCTGCTCACATCAGAGGTGCTAAGCATCAGAAGGTTGTAAAGCTACACACTAAACTTGGGAAACCTATACCAAGTGCGGATCCAACTGTTCTGAATCCAAAACCGGCAGTTGCTGCTAAAACTGCTGGAACTAAAAAGCCTACAGTAACAGCTACtcctaaaattaattttgttgctt CTGGAAATTTGGGAACTGTAAATCAAAATCAAGCTACAGAAATGAAAACAGAAGATACTTCAACGGAAGAAGCTGTTGAAGAATCAGCTGTTGATGAAAAAGATATTCAACCAGTTGGTCAAGAATATATAGAGGAAAATAAGTCAGAAGATGGAAAGATAATTAGTTTCAATTGCAAACTTTGTGAATGCAGGTTCAATGATCCTAATGCCAAAGATATGCATATGAAAGGAAGACGACATAGATTTGCTTATAAGAAAAAGGTTAATCCTGACTTAGTGGTTGACATGAAACCAAGCATGAAACAGAGAAAATTACTAGAGGAAAAATTACGCAGACAACAAATGCGTGATGAATATTTGCGTCGTAGAGAAGAAATTAATCAGTTAGGACCGATGGGTCCAATGATGGACGAAGAAATGATGTACTGGGAAGAAAGACGACGTTATGAAGAGGAGTGTGAATACTATGAATGGTATCGACGTTATGGACGTGGACCAGGAGCTCCACCAATGCCTCGTCCTTTCCCAGGACCACCACCGATGATGATGTTCCCCGGACCTCAGAGGAGACCAGATTCATCCGACGACAAACACGTATTAGCTCATCATACAACTATTTATCCTAAGGAACAAGAACTGCTGGCAGTTCAGAAAATTGTGTCAGACACCGAGAAAGCATTGAAATTCGTGTCTGATACCTTAGCAGAAGCCG GCAAGAAAACTACACCACCTACAACTAATGCTGCACCAGCAGCGACAAGTACGCCTATACAACCAAATGCAGATTCAGTGAAAGTAGAGGAGcctgataaaaagaaaaatgtaacgcCACAGAAAGAAGACGGTAGTGATGGTAACCTGTTTTCgttccaaaaagaaaaagaagattcAAGAATACTCAGGGGTGTTATGCGTGTTGGCAATTTGGCAAAAGGACTTTTACTATCTGGCGATAACCATGTCTGTCTCGTAGTTCTATGCGCAGAAAAACCGACACG AACTTTATTGAATAAAGTTGCTGAAATTCTCCCGGCTCAGTTGAAGATTGTTGCCCCCGAAGACACTTACAACGTTGGGAAACATCCGGAGTCAGCTGCTTTAACCGTTTCAGGAGGCAGCGTAACCGTCAGCGTAACGCTCACCAGCCCTCTAATGCGTGAAACACCTAAACCTACAGCTGTCGCAG ATAATGCTGGACAGCAGCAACAGGGAGCTGCTCAACCGCAAACTACGCCCGCGGCGCCCGCTGTGACGAAACCAGATCCACCAGATGTACTTCCCAAGGCTAAGTGTTTGGAGGCTTTAGCTGCACTCAGGCATGCCAAGTGGTTTCAG GCTAGAGCAACTTCACTGCAGAGCTGTGTTATGGTTATTCGCATAATGCGTGATCTTTGTAACCGTGTACCTACCTGGGGACCGCTAAATCCGTGG GCATTGGAACTGCTAACTGAGAAAGTGATCAGCACTGCTGGAGGCCCGCTTAGTCCAGGCGAAGCTTTAAGGCGACTATTGGAGTGTGTTGCTGGAGGAATATTACTTCCAGGAAGTCCAG GATTGTCTGATCCATGTGAAAAAGAACCAGTTGATGCAATAGGTAATATGACGGCGCAGCAAAGAGAAGATATAACTGCTTCGGCGCAACATGCTTTGCGATTAGTCGCGTTTCGTCAAATTCATAAGGTTCTGGGTATGGAACAACTTCCACCGTCCAAATATAAAGGCCGATTTGCTCGAAAGCGTAGACGTGACAACAGTAACGGAGAAGGAACAGACAGTGAAGCTTcaaagaaagataaaaaggCAGATGAGATCAAAATGGAGACAGACTCCAAATAG
- the LOC128873212 gene encoding zinc finger RNA-binding protein isoform X1: MAQNNYFGFTHGGTQYGATSAAAYQTGQAGYAVTPAATAATYTQRPAAAAATGYETYQAAAAVAATGTTYAAANPGTVAQTYDYGYGRAAPAATYDTKNYYQPPTAPAATYTTTETHYQAAKPAYSTTSAYTGTARQATTTGQAKTYQASSTAYQQSNPTQSANYSGYTAPATPAATPSTTTNKTASTTYSGYDAALYSAATMYVAQQSANSNSTNQKTGGWQGYGRKAFGGGGGGMKAMRPKQPPKPQQLHYCDVCKISCAGPQTYREHLEGQKHKKKEASLKVPQQPPARGAGNSLRCELCDVTCTGNDAYAAHIRGAKHQKVVKLHTKLGKPIPSADPTVLNPKPAVAAKTAGTKKPTVTATPKINFVASGNLGTVNQNQATEMKTEDTSTEEAVEESAVDEKDIQPVGQEYIEENKSEDGKIISFNCKLCECRFNDPNAKDMHMKGRRHRFAYKKKVNPDLVVDMKPSMKQRKLLEEKLRRQQMRDEYLRRREEINQLGPMGPMMDEEMMYWEERRRYEEECEYYEWYRRYGRGPGAPPMPRPFPGPPPMMMFPGPQRRPDSSDDKHVLAHHTTIYPKEQELLAVQKIVSDTEKALKFVSDTLAEAGKKTTPPTTNAAPAATSTPIQPNADSVKVEEPDKKKNVTPQKEDGSDGNLFSFQKEKEDSRILRGVMRVGNLAKGLLLSGDNHVCLVVLCAEKPTRTLLNKVAEILPAQLKIVAPEDTYNVGKHPESAALTVSGGSVTVSVTLTSPLMRETPKPTAVADNAGQQQQGAAQPQTTPAAPAVTKPDPPDVLPKAKCLEALAALRHAKWFQARATSLQSCVMVIRIMRDLCNRVPTWGPLNPWALELLTEKVISTAGGPLSPGEALRRLLECVAGGILLPGSPGLSDPCEKEPVDAIGNMTAQQREDITASAQHALRLVAFRQIHKVLGMEQLPPSKYKGRFARKRRRDNSNGEGTDSEASKKDKKADEIKMETDSK, encoded by the exons ATGGCTCAGAACAATTATTTTGGGTTTACTCACGGCGGAACGCAATATGG AGCGACCAGCGCAGCCGCTTATCAAACTGGTCAAGCGGGATACGCAGTAACTCCAGCGGCAACCGCCGCCACGTATACTCAACGACCCGCTGCCGCTGCGGCTACAGGTTACGAAACTTACCAGGCGGCCGCCGCTGTAGCTGCTACAGGGACCACGTACGCTG CTGCTAATCCTGGTACTGTGGCCCAAACGTACGATTACGGTTACGGACGTGCTGCCCCTGCAGCTACCTACGACACTAAAAATTACTATCAACCACCTACAGCACCAGCTGCAACATATACTACTACAGAGACGCACTATCAAGCTGCAAAACCAGCTTATAGTACGACCAGTGCTTACACAGGCACAGCAAGACAAGCCACTACTACTGGACAAGCTAAAACTTATCAAGCATCGAGTACTGCTTATCAGCAATCTAATCCTACGCAAAGTGCAAACTATTCAGGATATACAGCACCAGCTACTCCTGCTGCGACACCATCCACGACAACAAATA AAACGGCGAGTACAACGTATTCCGGCTACGACGCAGCGCTATATAGCGCTGCGACTATGTATGTAGCCCAACAGAGTGCAAACAGCAATTCAACTAACCAGAAGACTGGAGGTTGGCAGGGCTACGGACGAAAGGCATTTGGCGGTGGAGGGGGAGGGATGAAGGCAATGCGGCCCAAGCAGCCCCCCAAACCTCAACAGCTTCACTATTGCGATGTCTGTAAGATCAGCTGTGCTGGACCTCAGACGTACCGTGAGCATCTGGAGGGCCAGAAGCATAAGAAGAAGGAAGCTTCTTTGAAGGTCCCACAACAACCACCAGCACGAGGAGCAGGCAACAGTCTACGTTGCGAGCTTTGCGATGTCACTTGTACTGGAAACGATGCCTATGCTGCTCACATCAGAGGTGCTAAGCATCAGAAGGTTGTAAAGCTACACACTAAACTTGGGAAACCTATACCAAGTGCGGATCCAACTGTTCTGAATCCAAAACCGGCAGTTGCTGCTAAAACTGCTGGAACTAAAAAGCCTACAGTAACAGCTACtcctaaaattaattttgttgctt CTGGAAATTTGGGAACTGTAAATCAAAATCAAGCTACAGAAATGAAAACAGAAGATACTTCAACGGAAGAAGCTGTTGAAGAATCAGCTGTTGATGAAAAAGATATTCAACCAGTTGGTCAAGAATATATAGAGGAAAATAAGTCAGAAGATGGAAAGATAATTAGTTTCAATTGCAAACTTTGTGAATGCAGGTTCAATGATCCTAATGCCAAAGATATGCATATGAAAGGAAGACGACATAGATTTGCTTATAAGAAAAAGGTTAATCCTGACTTAGTGGTTGACATGAAACCAAGCATGAAACAGAGAAAATTACTAGAGGAAAAATTACGCAGACAACAAATGCGTGATGAATATTTGCGTCGTAGAGAAGAAATTAATCAGTTAGGACCGATGGGTCCAATGATGGACGAAGAAATGATGTACTGGGAAGAAAGACGACGTTATGAAGAGGAGTGTGAATACTATGAATGGTATCGACGTTATGGACGTGGACCAGGAGCTCCACCAATGCCTCGTCCTTTCCCAGGACCACCACCGATGATGATGTTCCCCGGACCTCAGAGGAGACCAGATTCATCCGACGACAAACACGTATTAGCTCATCATACAACTATTTATCCTAAGGAACAAGAACTGCTGGCAGTTCAGAAAATTGTGTCAGACACCGAGAAAGCATTGAAATTCGTGTCTGATACCTTAGCAGAAGCCG GCAAGAAAACTACACCACCTACAACTAATGCTGCACCAGCAGCGACAAGTACGCCTATACAACCAAATGCAGATTCAGTGAAAGTAGAGGAGcctgataaaaagaaaaatgtaacgcCACAGAAAGAAGACGGTAGTGATGGTAACCTGTTTTCgttccaaaaagaaaaagaagattcAAGAATACTCAGGGGTGTTATGCGTGTTGGCAATTTGGCAAAAGGACTTTTACTATCTGGCGATAACCATGTCTGTCTCGTAGTTCTATGCGCAGAAAAACCGACACG AACTTTATTGAATAAAGTTGCTGAAATTCTCCCGGCTCAGTTGAAGATTGTTGCCCCCGAAGACACTTACAACGTTGGGAAACATCCGGAGTCAGCTGCTTTAACCGTTTCAGGAGGCAGCGTAACCGTCAGCGTAACGCTCACCAGCCCTCTAATGCGTGAAACACCTAAACCTACAGCTGTCGCAG ATAATGCTGGACAGCAGCAACAGGGAGCTGCTCAACCGCAAACTACGCCCGCGGCGCCCGCTGTGACGAAACCAGATCCACCAGATGTACTTCCCAAGGCTAAGTGTTTGGAGGCTTTAGCTGCACTCAGGCATGCCAAGTGGTTTCAG GCTAGAGCAACTTCACTGCAGAGCTGTGTTATGGTTATTCGCATAATGCGTGATCTTTGTAACCGTGTACCTACCTGGGGACCGCTAAATCCGTGG GCATTGGAACTGCTAACTGAGAAAGTGATCAGCACTGCTGGAGGCCCGCTTAGTCCAGGCGAAGCTTTAAGGCGACTATTGGAGTGTGTTGCTGGAGGAATATTACTTCCAGGAAGTCCAG GATTGTCTGATCCATGTGAAAAAGAACCAGTTGATGCAATAGGTAATATGACGGCGCAGCAAAGAGAAGATATAACTGCTTCGGCGCAACATGCTTTGCGATTAGTCGCGTTTCGTCAAATTCATAAGGTTCTGGGTATGGAACAACTTCCACCGTCCAAATATAAAGGCCGATTTGCTCGAAAGCGTAGACGTGACAACAGTAACGGAGAAGGAACAGACAGTGAAGCTTcaaagaaagataaaaaggCAGATGAGATCAAAATGGAGACAGACTCCAAATAG